A section of the Apostichopus japonicus isolate 1M-3 chromosome 1, ASM3797524v1, whole genome shotgun sequence genome encodes:
- the LOC139967373 gene encoding echinoidin-like isoform X1, with protein MKAFGFTALVLLSSSIYLAKASCSSRKCPSGWTSFGTNCYRFFNDPLRTWMDAETFCQTFSTSGVKGHLTTIESSDENDFVNDFWKTMRPDKPASEQQSVWIGYSDRDEEGIFVGVEDGSVPAFTDWWPNQPNNYHSGQDCGSIWKPKDNDLGKWNDWTCTNTYGLICKIAL; from the exons ATGAAGGCTTTCGGCTTCACAGCTTTAGTTTTGCTGTCATCAAGCATCTACTTGGCAAAAGCTTCTTGCTCATCGCGTAAGTGTCCTTCCGGATGGACATCATTTGGTACAAACTGTTACAG gtttttcaatGACCCGTTACGGACATGGATGGACGCGGAGACTTTTTGCCAAACGTTTAGTACATCCGGAGTAAAAGGACACCTGACAACGATTGAGTCAAGCGATGAAAATGATTTCGTGAATGACTTTTGGAAGACCATGAGACCTGATAAACCTGCCTCAGAACAACAG TCCGTGTGGATCGGTTACAGTGATCGAGATGAGGAAGGAATATTTGTCGGAGTAGAAGATGGCTCTGTCCCGGCATTTACAGACTGGTGGCCAAATCAGCCAAACAATTATCATAGTGGCCAGGACTGCGGAAGCATCTGGAAGCCAAAAGATAATGACTTAGGCAAGTGGAATGATTGGACATGCACCAATACATACGGTTTGATTTGTAAGATCGCCTTGTAG